In Topomyia yanbarensis strain Yona2022 chromosome 2, ASM3024719v1, whole genome shotgun sequence, one DNA window encodes the following:
- the LOC131680271 gene encoding reticulon-1-A-like, translating into MNSYAESQQKGPIRGATVRRRVAASAVAADATAAVATPDPAPVAAPSPVVTPKAVTPKAVTPVRQPSEEMPKPVKASCSKLAERCIQQFGLDAWFKPEKLHPKVESLIYWRDVKKSAIVFGSVLTILLAMSLISLVNVFSYVSLLDLFGTVSFRIYKNVLQAAQKTSEGHPFKEYLDLDLTLSQEKVQQLTTVAVAHANALLSELRRLFLVEDVIDSIKFGVVLYCLAYVGAIFNGMTCVIIAFVALFTLPKVYENNKQSIDAYLELVRSKILEITEKLKAAVPLGKKAESDKEK; encoded by the exons ATGAACTCGTATGCCGAG TCACAACAAAAAGGACCAATTCGTGGAGCCACAGTTCGAAGAAGAGTGGCTGcttctgctgttgctgctgatgCGACTGCGGCTGTTGCTACTCCCGATCCCGCACCAGTTGCGGCCCCGTCGCCGGTTGTCACCCCAAAAGCAGTTACTCCAAAGGCGGTGACCCCGGTGAGACAACCATCGGAGGAAATGCCGAAACCGGTAAAAGCTTCTTGCAGTAAACTTGCTGAGCGGTGTATACAGCAGTTTGGTTTGGATGCTTGGTTCAAGCCGGAGAAATTGCACCCGAAAGTGGAATCCCTGATCTACTGGCGCGATGTTAAGAAATCAGCAATCGTGTTCGGCAGTGTTCTAACAATCCTGCTCGCCATGTCGTTAATTTCGTTGGTCAACGTGTTCTCGTACGTTTCGCTGCTGGACCTGTTCGGAACCGTTTCGTTCCGAATCTACAAGAACGTGCTTCAGGCCGCACAAAAGACCTCCGAAGGACACCCGTTCAAAGAATACCTGGACTTGGATTTGACCCTATCGCAGGAGAAAGTACAGCAGCTGACCACGGTTGCTGTGGCGCATGCCAACGCTCTGCTGTCGGAGTTACGCCGTCTGTTCCTGGTGGAAGATGTAATCGATTCTATCAAGTTTGGCGTTGTCCTTTACTGCTTAGCCTATGTCGGTGCCATTTTCAACGGAATGACGTGTGTCATCATTGCATTCGTTGCACTATTCACCTTGCCAAAGGTCTACGAAAATAACAAGCAGTCGATTGACGCTTACTTGGAACTGGTCAGAAGCAAAATTCTGGAAATCACCGAAAAATTAAAAGCGGCCGTTCCACTGGGAAAGAAAGCCGAATCCGATAAGGAGAAATAA